In a genomic window of Helianthus annuus cultivar XRQ/B chromosome 10, HanXRQr2.0-SUNRISE, whole genome shotgun sequence:
- the LOC110886242 gene encoding uncharacterized protein LOC110886242 isoform X2: MASDASTNSLQKPKIQIYSTPNDEVTPFWKEKYEKDAKKYWDIFYKRHQDRFFKDRHYLDKEWGHFFSEAEEKVVLEVGCGAGNTIFPLAATYPALFIHACDFSPRAVDLVKAHKDFNESKMNAFACDITNDDLVNHVPPSSVDIVTMIFVLSAVSPEKMHLVLQNIKKILKPNAYVLFRDYATGDLAQERLTCKDQKISENFFVRGDGTRAFYFSEEYLKNLFQENGFSTEECGVCCKQVENRSREIVMNRRWLQAAFRLNNDNLELSKVVKEPEDGFVVDISEGFAFDMFGISSSRDEIMELKLQDWNFKIKLLSKEFQHTCKSTGLMLWESARLMASVLASNQTIVSGKKVLELGSGCGGICSMIASKTARLVVPTDGDEKALELLNENVTSNLDESLLSKLHVRQLNWGNKEHIESVKKLSDKGFDVIVGTDVTYVAEAIIPLFQTAKELISSSQGDEEGLKPAFILCHIFRRVDEESILSAASCFGFELVDKWPNNTIPENPYRGTINSWFEGRIKEDDIENPALNIMYFHAK, translated from the exons ATGGCTTCTGATGCATCAACCAACAGTCTGCAAAAACCTAAAATACAAATATATTCTACCCCAAATGATGAAGTCACCCCCTTCTGGAAAG agaAATATGAAAAGGATGCTAAGAAATATTGGGATATTTTCTACAAACGTCATCAGGATCGG TTCTTCAAGGATAGACATTACTTGGATAAAGAGTGGGGACATTTTTTCTCT GAAGCAGAAGAAAAGGTTGTGCTAGAG GTTGGTTGTGGAGCTGGAAACACCATCTTCCCGTTAGCTGCTACCTACCCTGCTTTATTTATCCATGCTTGTGACTTCTCACCTCGTGCCGTTGACTTGGTCAAG GCACATAAAGACTTTAATGAGTCAAAGATGAATGCGTTTGCATGTGATATAACAAATGATGACCTGGTGAACCATGTACCACCATCTTCGGTTGACATTGTAACAATG ATATTTGTCTTATCTGCAGTATCGCCTGAGAAGATGCATCTGGTGCtgcaaaacataaaaaaaattctgAAA CCAAATGCTTATGTGTTATTCCGTGACTATGCTACTGGAGATCTTGCTCAG GAAAGGCTTACTTGCAAGGATCAAAAGATCAGTGAGAATTTTTTTGTCAGAGGTGACGGAACC CGTGCATTCTACTTCTCCGAGGAATACTTGAAAAATTTGTTTCAAGAAAATGGGTTCAGCACCGAAGAGTGCGGCGTGTGTTGCAAGCAAGTAGAAAATCGTTCACGTGAAATTGTGATGAATCG GCGCTGGCTACAAGCTGCTTTCCGTTTAAATAATGATAATCTTGAGTTATCTAAAGTTGTAAAGGAACCCGAAGATGGATTCGTTGTTGATATATCCGAAGGATTTGCTTTTGATATGTTTGGCATTTCTTCATCAAGGGATGAG ATTATGGAGTTGAAGTTACAAGACTGGAACTTCAAAATCAAACTACTTTCGAAAGAATTCCAACACACATGCAAATCTACGGGTTTAATGCTATGGGAATCGGCCCGACTCATGGCCTCTGTTCTTGCTTCAAACCAAACCATCGTTTCCGGTAAAAAAGTTCTAGAACTCGGGTCCGGTTGTGGAGGAATCTGCTCAATGATTGCCTCCAAAACCGCTCGCCTTGTGGTCCCCACAGACGGGGACGAAAAGGCGCTAGAACTTCTTAACGAAAACGTCACTTCAAATCTTGATGAATCTTTATTATCAAAGCTGCATGTCAGGCAACTAAACTGGGGTAACAAAGAACATATAGAATCTGTCAAGAAATTAAGTGACAAGGGTTTTGATGTTATTGTCGGGACCGATGTGACTTATGTCGCGGAAGCGATTATTCCGTTATTTCAAACTGCGAAAGAGTTGATTTCAAGTAGTCAAGGTGATGAAGAGGGATTGAAACCAGCGTTTATATTATGCCATATTTTTCGTCGGGTTGACGAAGAGTCTATACTTTCGGCTGCATCTTGTTTTGGTTTTGAGTTGGTTGATAAATGGCCAAACAACACGATTCCCGAAAACCCGTATCGTGGCACTATTAATAGTTGGTTTGAAGGTAGAATCAAAGAAGATGATATTGAAAATCCAGCATTAAACATTATGTACTTCCATGCTAAGTGA
- the LOC110886242 gene encoding uncharacterized protein LOC110886242 isoform X1 gives MFTSRSIVKFRFLSKRFNFYGCALGMASDASTNSLQKPKIQIYSTPNDEVTPFWKEKYEKDAKKYWDIFYKRHQDRFFKDRHYLDKEWGHFFSEAEEKVVLEVGCGAGNTIFPLAATYPALFIHACDFSPRAVDLVKAHKDFNESKMNAFACDITNDDLVNHVPPSSVDIVTMIFVLSAVSPEKMHLVLQNIKKILKPNAYVLFRDYATGDLAQERLTCKDQKISENFFVRGDGTRAFYFSEEYLKNLFQENGFSTEECGVCCKQVENRSREIVMNRRWLQAAFRLNNDNLELSKVVKEPEDGFVVDISEGFAFDMFGISSSRDEIMELKLQDWNFKIKLLSKEFQHTCKSTGLMLWESARLMASVLASNQTIVSGKKVLELGSGCGGICSMIASKTARLVVPTDGDEKALELLNENVTSNLDESLLSKLHVRQLNWGNKEHIESVKKLSDKGFDVIVGTDVTYVAEAIIPLFQTAKELISSSQGDEEGLKPAFILCHIFRRVDEESILSAASCFGFELVDKWPNNTIPENPYRGTINSWFEGRIKEDDIENPALNIMYFHAK, from the exons ATGTTTACTTCGAGATCAATTGTTAAATTTAGGTTTTTATCAAAAAGATTTAATTTTTATGGATG TGCTTTGGGGATGGCTTCTGATGCATCAACCAACAGTCTGCAAAAACCTAAAATACAAATATATTCTACCCCAAATGATGAAGTCACCCCCTTCTGGAAAG agaAATATGAAAAGGATGCTAAGAAATATTGGGATATTTTCTACAAACGTCATCAGGATCGG TTCTTCAAGGATAGACATTACTTGGATAAAGAGTGGGGACATTTTTTCTCT GAAGCAGAAGAAAAGGTTGTGCTAGAG GTTGGTTGTGGAGCTGGAAACACCATCTTCCCGTTAGCTGCTACCTACCCTGCTTTATTTATCCATGCTTGTGACTTCTCACCTCGTGCCGTTGACTTGGTCAAG GCACATAAAGACTTTAATGAGTCAAAGATGAATGCGTTTGCATGTGATATAACAAATGATGACCTGGTGAACCATGTACCACCATCTTCGGTTGACATTGTAACAATG ATATTTGTCTTATCTGCAGTATCGCCTGAGAAGATGCATCTGGTGCtgcaaaacataaaaaaaattctgAAA CCAAATGCTTATGTGTTATTCCGTGACTATGCTACTGGAGATCTTGCTCAG GAAAGGCTTACTTGCAAGGATCAAAAGATCAGTGAGAATTTTTTTGTCAGAGGTGACGGAACC CGTGCATTCTACTTCTCCGAGGAATACTTGAAAAATTTGTTTCAAGAAAATGGGTTCAGCACCGAAGAGTGCGGCGTGTGTTGCAAGCAAGTAGAAAATCGTTCACGTGAAATTGTGATGAATCG GCGCTGGCTACAAGCTGCTTTCCGTTTAAATAATGATAATCTTGAGTTATCTAAAGTTGTAAAGGAACCCGAAGATGGATTCGTTGTTGATATATCCGAAGGATTTGCTTTTGATATGTTTGGCATTTCTTCATCAAGGGATGAG ATTATGGAGTTGAAGTTACAAGACTGGAACTTCAAAATCAAACTACTTTCGAAAGAATTCCAACACACATGCAAATCTACGGGTTTAATGCTATGGGAATCGGCCCGACTCATGGCCTCTGTTCTTGCTTCAAACCAAACCATCGTTTCCGGTAAAAAAGTTCTAGAACTCGGGTCCGGTTGTGGAGGAATCTGCTCAATGATTGCCTCCAAAACCGCTCGCCTTGTGGTCCCCACAGACGGGGACGAAAAGGCGCTAGAACTTCTTAACGAAAACGTCACTTCAAATCTTGATGAATCTTTATTATCAAAGCTGCATGTCAGGCAACTAAACTGGGGTAACAAAGAACATATAGAATCTGTCAAGAAATTAAGTGACAAGGGTTTTGATGTTATTGTCGGGACCGATGTGACTTATGTCGCGGAAGCGATTATTCCGTTATTTCAAACTGCGAAAGAGTTGATTTCAAGTAGTCAAGGTGATGAAGAGGGATTGAAACCAGCGTTTATATTATGCCATATTTTTCGTCGGGTTGACGAAGAGTCTATACTTTCGGCTGCATCTTGTTTTGGTTTTGAGTTGGTTGATAAATGGCCAAACAACACGATTCCCGAAAACCCGTATCGTGGCACTATTAATAGTTGGTTTGAAGGTAGAATCAAAGAAGATGATATTGAAAATCCAGCATTAAACATTATGTACTTCCATGCTAAGTGA